The Chitinophagales bacterium DNA segment CTTTGTTGTAGGTGATATTAACCTGCTCGGGAACAGATTTTTTGGCCAGATCTGCAAGCGCATGTACCGCAGCCATTTTCATTTCCTCATTTATTTCGCTGGCCCTAACATCCAAGGCTCCCCTGAAGATAAAGGGAAACCCCAGTACATTATTTACCTGGTTGGGATAATCCGACCTGCCGGTCGCCATAATGATATCGCTTCTGGTTTTTATTGCCAAATTATAGTCTATTTCAGGCTCGGGATTTGCCATGGCAAATACTATGGGTTTTTTGGCCATACTTTTAAGCATTTTAGGGCTTACAATATTTCCGGTGGATAATCCCACAAAAACATCGGCATCTTTCATTGCATCTTCCAGGCTTTGCAGGTCGGTCCTATCGCTTGCAAATTCAGCTTTTAGATCACTAAGGTTTATTCTGTCTTTTTTGATCACACCTTTGCTGTCGCACATTATAATGTGTTCCTTTTTGGCACCTAAGGACATATACAGCCGGCTGCATGAAATTGCTGCCGCTCCTGCGCCACTTACTACTATTTTTACTTTTTCAATATCCTTTTCGGCAATTTCAAGTGCATTTTTAAGTGCGGCAGTTGAGATTATGGCAGTTCCGTGTTGATCATCATGCATCACGGGAATATCGAGCTCTTCCTTCAATCTCCTTTCAATTTCGAATGCTTCAGGAGCTTTTATGTCCTCTAAATTGATTCCTCCAAATGTAGGAGCTATCCTTTTCACTGTTTCTACAAATGCATCCACATCTTCAGCATCAATTTCAATATCAAATGCATCAATATCAGCAAAAATCTTAAAGAGCAATCCTTTTCCTTCCATTACGGGCTTAGAAGCTTCAGGGCCAATGTTTCCCAATCCTAGAACAGCCGTGCCGTTGGAGATTACTGCAATAAGATTTCCCTTTGATGTATATTTATAGACATCCTCTTTGTTTTTAGCAATTTCTAGGCAAGGCTGTGCTACACCTGGCGAATAAGCCAGGGATAAATCTCTTTGTGAGGAGTATTTTTTTGTTGGGATTACTTCTATTTTGCCCGGTCTGGGTTCACTGTGATATTTTAATGCTTCTTTTTTCTTCCTTTTATTATCCATAAAAATAAAGTCCTGTTTGGATAGTTATAAATTAAATTATTTAAAAACCAAGAAATACAAATTGAAATCTTACTGAAATAATCCTGATTCCAGGCTTGAACATCCAATAATGCTTTGCTTTAATAGACCAACAAATACCCAAATGCTGACACAAAAGCCCGATTATTGAATATCCGAAATTAAGGAAAGTATTTAACTCAAAAAGCAGGATTGTTTTGGGAACTCCCCTTTTTGCAGGAAGGGCATCTGCGATATAATCTGGCTCTTCAAAAATGGCAAGCCACGCCTTTGTTTCAGCAAAGAGCCTGTAATTACCTAAGCCAAAATTTTGTATTTTAGGGTTAAGATAAAAATCAAATGACCAGGGCTTCTTAACAAATATGTATAGCTATTTGACTAAAAAAATTATTTCTGTAAAAATTTTGATGAGCGAAAAATGAATGACAACCTAATAGATTTAAAAACAGAAAACAACTTCGCATTTGGAAAATTGTACCAAAAAAATTTTCACAAAATCTCAAAATTTGTAGTAAACAACAGTGGAAATAAAGCCGATACCGAAGACTTGTTTCAAGATGCGATGATGGTGCTGGTAGAAAAGCTACGCAAAGATAATTTTCAACTCACAGCATCAATAAATACCTATGTATTTGCCATTTGCAAAAATCTTTGGTTCAAAAAACTACGCGACAGAAAATTTGATCTTTCAATAGATGAGATTCAAAG contains these protein-coding regions:
- a CDS encoding sigma-70 family RNA polymerase sigma factor, which encodes MNDNLIDLKTENNFAFGKLYQKNFHKISKFVVNNSGNKADTEDLFQDAMMVLVEKLRKDNFQLTASINTYVFAICKNLWFKKLRDRKFDLSIDEIQSTEFLSTVSDAIEKEKTYTDKLKEYLLNATDHCNKLIHDIFFKNKAIEQIQKEYGYTTRHNAQNQKHKCVEQLRRIKEQEK